CTTACCTCCTTGTAGCTGTGAGTGGCTCAAGGTGGGATGTGTCCAGCCAGGCCTGCTTCTCAGCTTTATGCTCATCTAGTGAGGGTTGTGATAGTTTTAAAACGTGACCCACATCCTAAACAGGTTTCAACATCAGTGATTTCCTATAGTCACAAAAGACAGGTAACACCTTTTAAATCTGCAGCTTTTGAAAATTCTTCTATAGATTTCTTTGCATATCTTCATCTTTTCAAATCAAGGGGAATAGGATTGTGCATCTCGGCAAGAGTTAGCTTAGGTATTGTCACAAACATCCCAGTTACCCCGTGTGCTGTTAGCAAGCAGATGCCAGctggaaaatgttaaaataatgccagcaaacaaacaaacaaaacacaaacactcCTGCACGTTTCTTAACataaagaaagggggggggggggggcgtctaatgtcctgaacttttttttttctttcatgaagatAGAAGTGTTTTCTGATGTCCTGAACTTTTCAAAAAGATTGACCTCAACACCCTCAAGCTTTTGGTCATTTTCTCATAGTGCTTTTGAATAATTTATGACTACCTTGATCTCCTTCCTGAGCAAGCAGCTGATTTTGGGTATGGCAAGGAGGAAGCTGGactaaatttaaattccagagacttcagaagaaaaatacGGGGCAGTGTTTGATTGTCAAGCCAGTAGGGCTTCAGGAGAAGAGGAGCACCATAAGCTTCAGGGAATAGGCAAGACTTCCTATAGGATTGGAGCCTGAGACCATTCTTGTGGGGATGCTGGTAGTAGTACATGCTGGGGGTGTGGGGAAGGAGGAGCTGGCCAGTCATTCAGCCCAGAATGTGGCATATTCAGTAGTGGGCTCTCGGCTTGACCTGAGCAGGGAGTGAGAGAATTTTAAGACCAGAGAATATAAGATCTTTGATTTAGCTGAGAAGTTTGGATTTTTTACTTCATCTATGGTCTGGAATTTTTCTCTTACAAGTTGTGGTTTGCTCTGGACTGTTTGATGTGATATGAATCACCCTTCAGGCAAACCATTCTCCCTTCCTCATGAGGCCCGTCCCTGGAGATGAGAGCAAGGAGATGGGACATAGCTCCCAGGCAGCACAGGGTCATAGAGAAGAGCACCAGCCCTGCAGCTAAGCTAATAAGCTTAGTCTTGACCAAGGTGTGGACCTCTCTGAGCTCCCAGTTTTCCAAgtgcaaaaaaggaaataatcttttTGCTTATTGGGATGAATcaagagtaaatgaaataataggtGTGGAGTGCAAAGCACAGCAGACATCCAGCCAATTTGATCCCCTTTGCTTCATTCACTCTTTAGAGCAGTGTCCACCGGTTTGTGGCTCGGCCACTAGAGCCTTAAGCATACTATTTACTATAAGGGCATAGCTGCCACTATTCTGCTGAAAGCTGAACTCCTAAGACTGGTAAGGGAAGGATTAAGAAGAGACACAATGTGTGAATGTCTGCCTAGGTGCCAGCCTTAGAGGCACACTGCTTCCTTTAGACCATATTAAGCCTTGTGCAAAATGGAAAGGTCGTGGGCTTCCTGATATCGGACATAATGATGCTGTCTTTTGTCCTCTCTGTTTCTCCAAGCGAGCACAGTCTGAATCCCTTAGTGATCTGACGTGTaccccagaggaggaggagtaTGATGAGAAGTCATTACCCAGAGTCAACACAGAAGAGAGTCCCAATTCTGCACAGCAGGACACGGTAGCGGACAGAAGCCCAGAGCCCCGGGGGCCGGTCACCGTGCTGCAGCCTGGAGGGCCTCGGGCTCGGCGGGCCCGCCTGCAGCACTGCCCAGCACTCAGTGCCAgcgccgaggaggaggaggagagcttCCTTGGGGATAACCCCGCAAGCCGCCCGGCCACCCCTGAGGTCCCCGAGCCCGAGGCCGTCGCAGCCCCCTGCCCGGAGTCCACATCTCTGCCCGAAGGCTCCCCGCACCACAATCCCAAGAGCGAAAACCAGGGGGAGGAGGTGTCCCTGGAAAGCACGTGTCCCCCGGCCAGGGAAGCAGCGGATGAGGTGGCTTGCGCTTCTGGAGATGTGGAGATTCGGTTATCTCCCTCCATCCCCGAGGGGGACGCGGCCCCTGCCGAGACTGCGCCCGCCACCACCTCGGACGGTGCCCCTGGTCCAGACGCGCCCGACCAAAGTGTCCaggtggagctggagctggagctgacGCTGGAAGCGCCGGGGCCcgagggagcagggaagggatgTCCCGAGGCCCCGagcgccccgagccccccggcCCCCAAGAGCTGCTTGAAGCACAaggccccggcggccccggcggccccggcggccccggcggcgAGCGCGAGCCCCGGCGAGCCCCCCGCGGAGGAGCGCCCTGCCGGGGCCCTGGACGCCGAGCACCCTGGGCCCGAGCACCCTGGGCCCGAAGCCGCGGCCGCGCCGCAGGGGGGCCCCGagaggcgggcgcggggcggcggcgagCTGCGGGCCGTCAGGTTCTCCGTGTCGTCGGGCCGCGCGTGGCCCCGCTCGGGCAGCGGCCGCCTGCTGGAGCGCGCCGGCCCCGCGGGGCCCCCGGCCGGCCGCCTGCCGCTGCTCCGGAGCGGCCTGGCCTGGAAGAGCGAGGCGGCGCTCGACGACCTGCGGGCGCCCCCGGCGGCCCCCGCCGCGGGAGAGCCGTGCCCGGCCGGCCGCGAGCCGCCCGCGGGGGAGGACCGGGGCCCCTTCCCGGTCAAGCTGCGCTCCACCTCCCTGTCCTTGAAGCACAGGGAGGCGGCCTCCGCCGACGGCCGCGCGGGCAAGAGATACAGCGCGGAAGCCCGGGGAGAAAAGGGGGGGCTGGCTCTGCCCCCCAGGGACGAGAGAGGCCAGGCCAAGGCCCCCTCCCCCCGAGGGGCCCGGCCCCCGCACGAGCCCGGGAAGGGGCGGGCGCGGCTGTCGGAGCCGCTCAGCGCCAAGCCGCCGCTGCCCAGGAAGCCGCTGCTGCAGGGCCGCCCCCTGCCGCCCCCGGACGCGGGCCCCGGCGAGCCGGCCCAGGGCGCGGAGCCCCGGCGGGAGCCCCGGCGGGCCGAGGCGCGGTCGCCGCACCGGGCAGCGGGTAAgagcggggccgcggcggggcggggcggggcgcaccTGGCGGGCGCACCCGGGGCTGGGCGGCGGGGTCCTCTTGGCGCCGCTCACGCGCTGGGCTCGGCCAGGGCTTCCGAATAGGGACTGGGGAAGGGGGGAAACAAAGAGCAGGGCGCTGCGGCAGCTGAGAGAACTCAGGGACACGTGAGAGCCCTCAGGTAGCGTGTTCCCGGAGAGCAGCCGGGCCCTGGGGGGACCACGCAACCGCATCCCGCATCCCCCCCTTCGGACGCCCGGTGGGTTCGAGGATCCCGGGACAGATGCGCTCGCGCAGGTGGCGGCACGCGGGGGCCCGCCTACACCGCTGCTTGGTTATAAAGgaagcatctggctccctgtcaCTGAGTGTccttcccaccttctcccctctctccctgcaccaagaatttttttcctgtttaataaTCAGGCTCATGTGGCCCAGCCTCATGAGGGAAGCATCCCATTTATTGGAGTCACAAGCCTCTGTGAGACAGGAGCcccttggggggcggggggagggcgtTAACTTCCTGTCCCAAAAAGGAGATGGTGGGAAGGCTGGGGCAGAGTGTAAGAATCTTCTAAAGCAACTAACTGTCCTTTAAAATGAGCAGAGACAAAATAGATGACCTTTCGATGTCTTTGACAtttgtcactttttatttttagcgTTTCAGATGAAACAAGAAATCTGTTGGAAGTGGGTATTTGTGGCAGAGCTAAAGGATATTTCTTTACTGGGTTCTTTTATTAATGGAAATCAGTGAGCCAGAAACGAAACCGTACGCACGAGTCATGTGTGCATGTGATGAAGGCCCTAAGGATAAGCTTTTCATggcaaattttatttgaaaaacaaaactttcaggATGTTTTAAGTGGCATCTGTAAGTCCAGGACTCCACTTGAAATACTGCATTGTGGGGCCAAGAAAATAGGAGCCAGTTGTTCTCCTAGGGACCCCATACCTTGAAGAGAGGGTGAAGGACACACGTCTAAGGAAAAATTTAGCTCACAGACAGCAATGTAAAGATGGGGTCAAAGAAATtcttttctgcctccctcctaGGAAGTTAGTGAAAATGCAGTgagtgtctttgtgtgtgtgtgtgtgtgtgtgtgtagtgctTTAAGTTCTTGGGTGACAGTTCTAGGCAGAAACGCTAGGAAAATGCCCTCAAAGAGCCTACATGCACAGCCTTCCTGATGCAAGGCCCCTTGGCTCAGTGGTGATTCTTTGCAGCTGCTGCCACCGCCCTACATTAAGATAATCAGTGAGGGAGCTTTGGGAGAGGTTCAAGCCTTCGCTGATGATCCACTCAGCAAATTGCCAGTGAGGTTATTGAAGCTATTGTAGAGTGTTTCAAAAACCCATTGAAATATCACGGGAGGAGGGGGTTTGCTCTGTGCAGATAAAACCCTGACATCAGCACCGTCCACCTTCACGGCCTGGAATTGAAAATGTCTCTCAAGGGCTTGCCGACTGAATGGAGCTTAAACACGGGATAGATACTTGGGTTCATGATCAGAGCTGGAAAAGAAGCTTCAGAGGGCCATGCTTGACATGTCAATAATTTATGACTTCCTCAGCTTAAGCTATGAGAGTTAGGATTGTTTATTGTCAAATGTCTGGAATGGTCTctaaagaccttttttttttctttaatttcaaacATACAATATAGTATTTACCATCAGCCTTACTTAAAAGCATAGTATAAAAGAATTGTCCATTTATTAACATTCTCTAAGCCACAGAAATAACCAATCCAGATGAACTCCAGGGTGAAAGAATCTAGGTTACTTTAGTGCAGAGGTAGTGATTTTCATTTCagtgcagagaggaagggaagaattaCCCTCATTCTGCTGGAAACCAACTCTCCCAAAGTGTGGTTCTATTTGAGGGGCAAATATCAGGACAGGCTGTGGCAGCTGCCAGGGACCTCGGAGTCTGGGGGCTGCCTCGTAGACCAGAGCAGAATGGCAGGGTCGATGCTATCAGATGCCATTAGTGTAAGCAGCCTCTTTGTCTTCCCCAGACACTGGATCTGCTTGTGGTTTAAttcattcttattatttctatcaTCCTCATTGCTCCCAAAATATAGCCACTGGAGGCAATTAAATTCACATAAAACATACagataataaaagttttaataacAGTATTATTCAGTTTCCCAGAAAGCCTAATTACTGCTGTTTATTATCTTGTGGTGGCAGGCACTTTACCCAGAGCTCCCGTAGGGGCTGCCACCCCTGTACCTCTTCCAGGGGCACACACCAGGGAGTTAGATTACTGAGGTGTCCCAGATGGGTACACAGTTCTTCTACCTTAGGGACTCAAGCGCTTTGTCCCCAGCTCTCCCGCTTATCCTTCCTCCTCTTGTCTACACTCCgtcttgttttccttctctgaaggTATGAAAGACCCTTcagtggggcaggcagggaggatTCCCCAGTCGATGCAGAGGAGCCCAGCTTTGCAAGTGGGCTGGACCTCACAGGGCCACGTTGGGGTGGTTACTGCGAGCCCAGTACCGTGTTTGCTCACCAATGCATAGGAGACCATTGAGGGGAGGCGAATAGTCCAGGGTTACCAGCCTTGTTCATTTGTGCAGGACCTTACCCATCCTCCTCCTGGTAGGCCACTCCATGTCAGAGCCAAAATGGCAGGTTGGAAAGCACCTTCAGGAGCACAGGATGAGTTAGGCAAAAGAATTAGAGATTCTTAAGTgtggaaaaatgataaaatacagaaagtatatagaaaaaaagacCACTTAGGAGTCCACTTTCTAGATGTTGTCTCTGTTGGCCTTTCCCTCTGgtcattcttctttctctatgGTGTGTGTAATTTAGATTTCATGTTGTTGTGATCCCATGTGGGCTCTTTTGGAGAATAGATGGACAAATTGCCATCATCACCTAGGGGCCTCATTTAGTAATGAGCCTTAGCCTCCAGTCCAACCTCATCATGTCCAGACTGGGCTGGTGATACAGTGGCACACCCAGGTCCCTGAACCTCTTTCTCTAAACTCTAGTACTCATTTGTGCGTTCATTCTTGCAACAACTATTTCATGGATTTCTGCCATTCACCTAGCACTGTGCTGGCCCCCAAAGAGCAGTCAGGAAAAGTGTGAGGACCtcgccctcaaggagcttaccgGGCTGAAGAGGCAGGTGGCTGAAGAGGCTGAATGCCACAGGGGAGTATAGATAGATGCCCATCTTGTCTTTGGGTGTCAGAGGTGTTTTCTGGAGGAAAGGAACTCCAAGCCACTGTCACCTACTCTAATGATAGTTATTTTAGGTATATTCAAGTTCATTTGAGTAGGGGGTATTTTTGGTATCACGCTAAAAAATATACAGTTAATCATTGAATAGTGTAGGGGTTAAGGGCACTGGCCCCCTGTGC
The Canis lupus dingo isolate Sandy chromosome 10, ASM325472v2, whole genome shotgun sequence genome window above contains:
- the CRACDL gene encoding CRACD-like protein isoform X2; the encoded protein is MISTRVMDIKLREAAEGLGEDSTGKKKSKFKTFKKFFGKKKRKESPSATGNSAWKQSQAKSEVIAIESGPVGYDSEDELEESRGALGSRALSHDSIFIPESGQDPTRPVRVFSQENVCDRIKALQLKIQCNVKMGPPPPPGGLPAKRGEDAGMSSEDDGLPRSPPEMSLLPDIGPGTTIKVSVVPSSRPQSPDQLLSRQASDASVSPRTSDSSLAPVADFDYPPEFSSCLDNSAAKHKLLVKPRNQRSSKMRRLSSRAQSESLSDLTCTPEEEEYDEKSLPRVNTEESPNSAQQDTVADRSPEPRGPVTVLQPGGPRARRARLQHCPALSASAEEEEESFLGDNPASRPATPEVPEPEAVAAPCPESTSLPEGSPHHNPKSENQGEEVSLESTCPPAREAADEVACASGDVEIRLSPSIPEGDAAPAETAPATTSDGAPGPDAPDQSVQVELELELTLEAPGPEGAGKGCPEAPSAPSPPAPKSCLKHKAPAAPAAPAAPAASASPGEPPAEERPAGALDAEHPGPEHPGPEAAAAPQGGPERRARGGGELRAVRFSVSSGRAWPRSGSGRLLERAGPAGPPAGRLPLLRSGLAWKSEAALDDLRAPPAAPAAGEPCPAGREPPAGEDRGPFPVKLRSTSLSLKHREAASADGRAGKRYSAEARGEKGGLALPPRDERGQAKAPSPRGARPPHEPGKGRARLSEPLSAKPPLPRKPLLQGRPLPPPDAGPGEPAQGAEPRREPRRAEARSPHRAAEKGPPPAAEGQPAPPWITIARQKRRGTSDQPPNQDDKADKAGARTGKAEIGKPSKAPERAQEPMKQADFVRSKSFLVAPAKPTVDRRQGTKLCLQEGLQRGISLSHQNLAAQSAVMTEKELHQLKRASYASTDQPSWMELARKKSQAWSDMPQIIK
- the CRACDL gene encoding CRACD-like protein isoform X1 is translated as MLKIELNMISTRVMDIKLREAAEGLGEDSTGKKKSKFKTFKKFFGKKKRKESPSATGNSAWKQSQAKSEVIAIESGPVGYDSEDELEESRGALGSRALSHDSIFIPESGQDPTRPVRVFSQENVCDRIKALQLKIQCNVKMGPPPPPGGLPAKRGEDAGMSSEDDGLPRSPPEMSLLPDIGPGTTIKVSVVPSSRPQSPDQLLSRQASDASVSPRTSDSSLAPVADFDYPPEFSSCLDNSAAKHKLLVKPRNQRSSKMRRLSSRAQSESLSDLTCTPEEEEYDEKSLPRVNTEESPNSAQQDTVADRSPEPRGPVTVLQPGGPRARRARLQHCPALSASAEEEEESFLGDNPASRPATPEVPEPEAVAAPCPESTSLPEGSPHHNPKSENQGEEVSLESTCPPAREAADEVACASGDVEIRLSPSIPEGDAAPAETAPATTSDGAPGPDAPDQSVQVELELELTLEAPGPEGAGKGCPEAPSAPSPPAPKSCLKHKAPAAPAAPAAPAASASPGEPPAEERPAGALDAEHPGPEHPGPEAAAAPQGGPERRARGGGELRAVRFSVSSGRAWPRSGSGRLLERAGPAGPPAGRLPLLRSGLAWKSEAALDDLRAPPAAPAAGEPCPAGREPPAGEDRGPFPVKLRSTSLSLKHREAASADGRAGKRYSAEARGEKGGLALPPRDERGQAKAPSPRGARPPHEPGKGRARLSEPLSAKPPLPRKPLLQGRPLPPPDAGPGEPAQGAEPRREPRRAEARSPHRAAEKGPPPAAEGQPAPPWITIARQKRRGTSDQPPNQDDKADKAGARTGKAEIGKPSKAPERAQEPMKQADFVRSKSFLVAPAKPTVDRRQGTKLCLQEGLQRGISLSHQNLAQSAVMTEKELHQLKRASYASTDQPSWMELARKKSQAWSDMPQIIK